In a single window of the Natronomonas salsuginis genome:
- a CDS encoding sulfite exporter TauE/SafE family protein, which yields MIESVLRVDVALFLLIGVLGGAHCIGMCGPLVTMYSKQMTPQPDGGTITETGARSGGHLTTYEVRQHALFNVGRASAYALVGAAFGGLGGLVFVTADQLTPIAGLLRGAIGLLVGGFILLTGISYALGDGVAEIRIPGVDRLTAWLAARVHRHVNNPSIVGLGAIHALLPCPMLYPAYLFAFASGSVATGAIALGALGLGTIPAVFLYGTVIQSIDVAHRRRVHRLLGVAFVLLGYVLLAHGLMALGIHLPHPRLPHYQPLGGMNH from the coding sequence ATGATCGAATCCGTTCTCCGTGTCGACGTCGCGCTCTTTTTGCTCATCGGTGTGCTCGGCGGTGCCCACTGTATCGGGATGTGTGGCCCGCTCGTGACGATGTACTCGAAGCAGATGACGCCCCAACCCGACGGGGGGACCATCACCGAAACCGGTGCCAGGAGTGGCGGCCATCTCACCACGTACGAAGTTCGACAGCACGCGCTGTTCAACGTCGGGCGGGCCTCGGCCTACGCTCTCGTAGGCGCGGCTTTCGGGGGACTCGGAGGCCTCGTCTTCGTCACTGCCGATCAGCTGACGCCGATCGCCGGACTCCTCCGTGGTGCTATCGGGCTTCTCGTCGGCGGCTTCATACTCCTCACCGGGATCAGCTACGCCCTCGGAGACGGTGTCGCCGAGATCCGGATTCCGGGGGTCGATCGACTCACGGCGTGGCTCGCGGCTCGCGTCCATCGACACGTGAACAATCCAAGCATCGTCGGTCTCGGGGCGATCCACGCGCTCCTCCCCTGCCCGATGCTGTATCCAGCCTACCTCTTCGCCTTCGCCAGCGGGTCGGTCGCGACGGGCGCAATTGCGCTCGGGGCCCTTGGACTCGGCACGATTCCGGCCGTGTTCCTCTATGGGACGGTCATCCAGTCGATCGACGTCGCCCACCGCCGCCGGGTGCATCGACTGCTCGGGGTCGCGTTCGTCCTGCTCGGGTACGTACTCCTCGCCCACGGGCTGATGGCGCTCGGGATTCATCTTCCGCACCCGCGATTGCCGCACTATCAGCCGCTCGGCGGTATGAACCACTGA
- a CDS encoding DUF7475 family protein, which yields MVVTTGVLHVYAGIVEGRIPVALAGVGYAGALVLFFLDYRRRLLYLIGIPYTAVQIPIWLVAKSEYGVVDYVDKAVQVILILVLVYLYLNTPANSPGNTAATAD from the coding sequence TTGGTCGTCACCACCGGCGTCTTGCACGTGTATGCTGGCATCGTAGAGGGGCGGATTCCGGTTGCGCTTGCGGGCGTTGGCTACGCCGGTGCACTTGTGCTGTTCTTCCTCGACTATCGGCGGCGGCTACTCTACCTGATAGGGATTCCGTATACGGCCGTCCAGATCCCAATCTGGCTCGTGGCCAAGTCGGAGTATGGGGTGGTCGACTACGTTGATAAGGCGGTCCAAGTCATCTTGATTCTCGTGTTGGTCTACCTCTATCTGAACACGCCCGCGAATTCTCCCGGAAACACAGCAGCAACAGCGGACTGA
- the thsB gene encoding thermosome subunit beta, with translation MSQQQRMGGQPMIILGEDSQRIKDRDAQSHNIAAAKAVAESVRSTLGPKGMDKMLVSSMGDITVTNDGVTILQEMDIDNPTAEMIVQVAETQEDEAGDGTTTAVSIAGELLKNAEDLLEQDIHPTAMIKGFHLASERAREEVDNVAHDVDPEDAELLKQVAETSMTGKGAELDKDVLAQLVVDAVQAVTVEADDGESIVDLEYVNIKTQTGRAASESELLNGGVINKSPEHDDMPHVADDATVLLLNEAIEIEDTDADANLQLDSPDQLKTFIDKEEAQIREKVDAIADAGVDVVFCQKGIDDLAEHFLAKQGILGTSRVKKKDLSFLREVTGGDILSDLDAIDDATLGNANVEYNDDDGLFYIEGIGEDAHGVTLLLRGSTEHVVDELERGIGDALDVVAQTVSDGRVLAGGGAVEVEVARRVREYADSVSGREQLAVEAFADALELVPRVLSENAGLDSIDTLVDLRAAHDEGNETAGLDVFTGDVVDTFEAGVVESAHAKQQAVSSATEAANLVLKIDDIIAAGDLSTEGEEPEGGAGGMGGMGGMGGGMGGMM, from the coding sequence ATGAGTCAACAGCAACGAATGGGAGGACAGCCGATGATCATTCTCGGTGAGGATTCCCAACGGATCAAAGATCGCGACGCCCAGTCGCACAACATCGCGGCGGCGAAAGCGGTCGCCGAGTCGGTACGGTCGACCCTCGGCCCGAAGGGGATGGACAAGATGCTCGTCTCCTCGATGGGGGACATCACGGTGACGAACGACGGCGTCACCATCCTCCAGGAGATGGACATCGACAACCCGACCGCCGAGATGATCGTTCAAGTCGCCGAAACGCAGGAGGACGAGGCCGGCGACGGGACGACGACGGCCGTCTCCATCGCGGGCGAGTTGCTGAAGAACGCCGAGGATCTCCTCGAGCAGGATATCCACCCGACGGCGATGATCAAGGGCTTCCACCTCGCGAGCGAACGCGCCCGCGAGGAGGTCGACAACGTCGCCCACGATGTCGATCCCGAGGACGCCGAACTCCTCAAGCAGGTCGCCGAGACCTCGATGACCGGTAAGGGCGCCGAACTCGACAAGGACGTACTCGCCCAGCTCGTCGTCGACGCCGTGCAGGCGGTCACCGTCGAGGCCGACGACGGCGAGTCGATCGTCGACCTCGAGTACGTCAACATCAAGACCCAGACCGGACGCGCCGCGAGCGAATCCGAACTGCTCAACGGCGGCGTCATCAACAAATCGCCCGAGCACGACGACATGCCCCACGTCGCCGACGACGCGACCGTGCTTCTCCTCAACGAGGCCATCGAGATCGAGGACACCGACGCCGACGCCAACCTCCAACTCGACAGTCCAGATCAGCTCAAGACGTTCATTGACAAGGAAGAGGCGCAGATCCGCGAGAAGGTCGACGCGATCGCCGACGCCGGCGTTGACGTCGTCTTCTGTCAGAAGGGTATCGACGATCTCGCCGAACACTTCCTCGCGAAGCAGGGTATCCTCGGGACCTCTCGCGTCAAAAAGAAGGACCTCTCCTTCCTGCGCGAGGTCACCGGCGGAGACATTCTCTCCGACCTCGACGCGATCGATGACGCGACGCTCGGGAACGCGAACGTCGAATACAACGACGACGACGGCCTGTTCTACATCGAGGGAATCGGCGAGGACGCTCACGGCGTGACGCTCCTGCTCCGCGGCTCCACCGAACACGTCGTCGACGAACTCGAGCGCGGCATCGGTGACGCCCTCGATGTCGTCGCCCAGACGGTTTCGGACGGTCGCGTGCTCGCCGGCGGCGGCGCTGTCGAGGTCGAAGTCGCCCGCCGCGTCCGCGAGTACGCCGACAGCGTCTCCGGGCGCGAACAGCTCGCCGTCGAGGCGTTCGCCGACGCGCTCGAACTCGTCCCGCGCGTACTCTCGGAGAACGCCGGACTCGACTCGATCGACACGCTCGTCGACCTCCGTGCGGCCCACGACGAGGGCAACGAGACGGCCGGACTCGACGTCTTCACCGGCGACGTCGTCGACACCTTCGAGGCCGGCGTCGTCGAGTCCGCCCACGCGAAACAGCAGGCGGTCTCCTCGGCGACCGAGGCCGCGAACCTGGTTCTCAAGATCGATGACATCATCGCCGCCGGCGACCTCTCCACCGAGGGCGAGGAGCCCGAAGGTGGCGCCGGCGGTATGGGTGGTATGGGCGGTATGGGCGGTGGCATGGGCGGCATGATGTAA
- a CDS encoding cupin domain-containing protein encodes MNKIGIDDLDDWMGPASVKRPVGSALDAEQLAMNYYELAPGESFAFGYHAHDDQEELFYVLDGTATFETADGDVTVEAGEVIRFAPGEFQQGRNNTDDRVRALAVGAPGDSTDVTILRDCAACDDRTTQRIEPTEDGDELVTICVDCGAETGRFD; translated from the coding sequence ATGAATAAAATCGGAATCGACGACCTGGACGACTGGATGGGTCCCGCGAGCGTCAAGCGGCCGGTCGGATCGGCGCTCGACGCCGAGCAGTTGGCGATGAACTACTACGAGTTGGCACCCGGCGAGAGTTTCGCGTTCGGCTACCACGCCCACGATGATCAGGAGGAACTGTTCTACGTTCTCGACGGAACTGCGACGTTCGAAACAGCCGACGGCGACGTGACCGTTGAGGCCGGCGAAGTGATTCGCTTTGCCCCCGGGGAGTTTCAGCAGGGTCGAAACAACACCGACGACCGCGTCCGCGCGCTCGCTGTCGGGGCCCCCGGCGACTCGACGGACGTCACCATCCTCAGAGACTGCGCAGCGTGCGACGACCGGACCACCCAACGGATCGAACCGACCGAGGACGGCGACGAGTTGGTGACGATCTGCGTCGACTGCGGGGCCGAAACCGGCCGGTTCGACTGA
- a CDS encoding DUF5797 family protein translates to MTLSEEAKSRLTDLVTLQPTKNKELQDRWGLESGSDVHQYLESELKEYYYRDENSLIRATPEAAALVGIDTGDDVVRVPKLQAEIIETLAGPDDDPQSVVSVLHALQAGEIETDVDAVRSALRSLEDKGIVAVVRRTVPTFRLAVERDSIEVEMLDKPDA, encoded by the coding sequence ATGACGCTCTCGGAGGAGGCGAAATCGCGCCTTACGGATCTCGTCACGTTACAGCCGACGAAAAACAAGGAGTTACAGGATCGGTGGGGGCTCGAAAGCGGCAGCGACGTCCACCAGTACCTCGAATCCGAGCTGAAGGAGTACTACTATCGCGACGAGAACAGCCTGATTCGAGCGACGCCCGAAGCGGCCGCGCTCGTCGGGATCGATACCGGTGACGATGTCGTCCGCGTCCCGAAGCTCCAAGCGGAGATCATCGAGACGCTCGCCGGGCCGGACGACGACCCACAGAGCGTCGTCTCGGTATTGCACGCGCTGCAGGCGGGAGAGATCGAAACCGACGTCGACGCCGTCCGCTCGGCGCTCCGCAGCTTGGAGGACAAGGGCATCGTCGCGGTCGTTCGGCGGACCGTGCCGACGTTTCGCCTCGCCGTCGAGCGGGACTCGATCGAAGTCGAAATGCTCGACAAACCGGACGCCTAA
- a CDS encoding DUF5787 family protein, translated as MKEFGFELRVCAWAERNWPHGGRTSTAIVARQLGTRRRRWDTLVIETTDADLRGREPFGEDRLDSDLLHVARHAPASWTYYRECLPDPGYPWRYVREAIHRADDRGFVETRRDGNRIEIRRRYRYPAWAGRIVAIENKPDLDASAARRLAEQLEHDVALALADEIWVATTATDEEIEPALLEAMPVEVGILSVSNERGSWDCEPIWQPRTLDVSAPGTRILDRSAGGPRDMSAARFEYADPGWKHRKRLEIAERAYERGWRSYAATMRPDCRHFELEDPTGPFPWCAAKQREQTAAECSGSCADFEPEPPAWRSMGWPIEGGPGRATKRLLDRKRQRRR; from the coding sequence GTGAAGGAGTTCGGGTTCGAACTGCGGGTCTGCGCGTGGGCGGAGCGCAACTGGCCGCACGGCGGGCGAACGTCGACAGCCATCGTCGCCCGACAGCTCGGGACGAGACGGCGACGCTGGGACACGCTCGTCATAGAAACAACCGACGCCGACCTCCGCGGCCGGGAGCCGTTCGGCGAGGATCGCCTCGATTCGGACTTACTCCACGTCGCCCGTCACGCCCCGGCGTCGTGGACGTACTACCGCGAGTGTCTCCCCGATCCTGGCTACCCGTGGCGATACGTTCGGGAGGCAATCCACCGAGCCGACGACCGCGGCTTCGTCGAGACGCGCCGAGACGGGAACAGAATCGAGATACGGCGGCGATACCGCTATCCAGCGTGGGCCGGCCGGATCGTCGCGATCGAGAACAAACCCGACCTCGACGCGAGCGCGGCCCGGCGGCTGGCCGAGCAGTTGGAACACGACGTGGCGCTCGCCCTCGCCGACGAGATTTGGGTGGCGACGACGGCGACGGACGAGGAGATCGAGCCCGCACTCCTCGAGGCGATGCCCGTCGAGGTGGGGATTTTGTCCGTCTCGAACGAGCGTGGATCGTGGGACTGCGAGCCGATCTGGCAGCCACGAACGCTCGACGTGTCCGCGCCGGGGACGCGGATACTGGACCGGTCGGCGGGCGGTCCGAGGGACATGTCGGCCGCCCGGTTCGAGTACGCCGATCCAGGATGGAAACATCGAAAACGCCTAGAGATCGCCGAGCGCGCCTACGAGCGCGGCTGGCGCTCGTACGCGGCGACGATGCGCCCGGACTGTCGGCACTTCGAGCTCGAGGATCCGACGGGGCCGTTCCCGTGGTGTGCCGCGAAACAGCGCGAGCAGACCGCCGCTGAGTGTTCGGGATCGTGTGCGGATTTCGAACCGGAGCCGCCCGCGTGGCGGTCGATGGGATGGCCAATCGAGGGGGGACCGGGGCGCGCGACGAAGCGACTTCTCGACCGGAAGCGACAGCGACGACGTTAG
- a CDS encoding nitrilase-related carbon-nitrogen hydrolase, translating into MRLALAQIEIESGDVVGNVGRAVNAIESAAADGAECVALPETFDVGYFAFDAYQRAAEPIGGETHRSIREAAVEHDVAVLAGTVVEDLSASAAAGESVPAEDGLANTAVLYDSDGDRRLVYRKHHLFGYDSAEAELLVPGERLATTELCGHTVAVTTCYDLRFPELYRELVDAGATMVLVPSAWPYPRVEHWKTLPRARAVENLLYVGAINGSASFEQSALVGRSTVYDPWGTPIATSDDGPTIVHARCPPERVSAVRADFPALRDRR; encoded by the coding sequence ATGAGACTCGCGCTCGCGCAGATCGAGATCGAATCGGGCGACGTGGTCGGCAACGTCGGGCGCGCCGTCAACGCGATCGAGTCGGCCGCGGCGGACGGGGCTGAATGCGTCGCACTCCCGGAAACCTTTGACGTCGGTTACTTCGCGTTCGACGCCTACCAGCGCGCCGCCGAACCGATCGGCGGCGAAACCCACCGGTCGATCCGCGAGGCCGCGGTCGAACACGACGTCGCCGTACTCGCGGGGACCGTCGTCGAGGACCTCTCGGCCTCGGCGGCGGCGGGCGAGTCGGTGCCCGCCGAAGATGGACTCGCGAACACGGCCGTTCTCTACGATAGCGACGGTGACCGGCGGCTCGTCTACCGGAAACACCACCTGTTCGGGTACGACTCCGCGGAGGCCGAACTGCTCGTTCCCGGCGAACGGCTCGCGACGACGGAGCTGTGCGGGCACACGGTTGCCGTCACGACGTGTTACGACCTGCGCTTTCCCGAACTGTATCGAGAGTTGGTCGACGCGGGCGCGACGATGGTGCTCGTGCCGAGCGCGTGGCCGTATCCTCGCGTCGAGCACTGGAAAACCCTGCCGCGGGCGCGAGCCGTCGAGAACCTGCTGTACGTGGGAGCGATCAACGGTTCGGCGTCGTTCGAGCAGAGCGCGCTCGTCGGGCGTTCGACGGTGTACGATCCGTGGGGGACGCCGATCGCCACGTCGGACGACGGACCGACGATCGTCCACGCGCGCTGTCCGCCCGAGCGCGTCTCGGCCGTCAGAGCAGACTTCCCGGCGCTCCGCGATCGGCGATAA
- a CDS encoding CoxG family protein, with protein MTTRVERVFEIPASREAVWAAISDPETRARSISVVTEFETTGDRTSIWHVSLPIPGISRTISVETEDIEVDEPEYVRFVGRSKAMNVEGEHTLEAIEGGTRLTNRFRVEGRLPGVESYFKRKLDGELANLEATVREELDA; from the coding sequence ATGACCACCCGCGTTGAGCGCGTATTCGAGATCCCGGCATCGCGGGAGGCTGTGTGGGCAGCCATCTCCGATCCCGAAACACGAGCTCGATCGATAAGCGTCGTCACCGAGTTCGAGACGACCGGCGATCGGACCTCGATCTGGCACGTCTCCCTGCCGATCCCCGGGATCAGCCGGACGATCAGCGTCGAAACCGAGGACATCGAAGTCGACGAGCCGGAGTACGTCCGGTTCGTCGGTCGCTCGAAGGCGATGAACGTCGAGGGCGAACACACCTTGGAGGCCATCGAGGGAGGAACGCGGCTCACGAACCGTTTCCGGGTCGAGGGACGGCTTCCGGGCGTCGAGTCGTATTTCAAGCGAAAGCTCGACGGGGAGTTGGCGAATCTCGAAGCGACCGTCCGGGAGGAACTGGACGCATGA
- a CDS encoding DUF7123 family protein, whose amino-acid sequence MSELSDEDERILAYLRERAKGGEQYLRSKHIADAIDLTAKQVGSRLPRLAEHSEDVDIEKWSRARSTTWRVTPE is encoded by the coding sequence ATGAGCGAACTGAGCGACGAGGACGAGCGCATCCTCGCGTACCTTCGAGAGCGTGCGAAGGGTGGTGAGCAGTACCTCCGTTCGAAGCACATCGCCGACGCGATCGACCTCACGGCGAAACAGGTCGGGAGCCGGCTCCCGCGACTCGCCGAACACTCGGAGGATGTGGACATTGAGAAGTGGTCCCGGGCTCGCTCGACGACGTGGCGCGTGACGCCGGAGTGA
- a CDS encoding DUF7525 family protein produces MEIADSTDSGVGFPVLFAIIAVLGAAGMAAFGFTGAQTASGISFAVAMLAGSLSVAAYHIYG; encoded by the coding sequence ATGGAAATCGCCGATTCGACGGATAGCGGTGTCGGGTTCCCCGTACTGTTCGCGATCATCGCCGTACTCGGTGCGGCAGGGATGGCAGCCTTCGGATTCACCGGGGCGCAGACCGCCTCGGGGATCTCGTTCGCCGTCGCGATGCTCGCCGGCTCGCTTTCGGTCGCCGCCTACCACATCTACGGCTAA
- a CDS encoding DUF6276 family protein — translation MECPNCRARTVVFDVPPEYREHVPEEAERAALCPECLTLVATDAPPEPRFDRISSAFPENEAAAVPLAIGIGLLDSLALHRRSLEALVPAAEAAGADPLLLLDRLHVQGGVDPSFDISRRRHQLEQLLE, via the coding sequence ATGGAGTGTCCCAACTGCCGCGCCCGAACCGTCGTTTTCGACGTGCCACCCGAATACCGCGAACACGTGCCCGAAGAAGCCGAGCGGGCCGCGCTGTGTCCGGAGTGTCTCACGCTCGTCGCGACTGACGCGCCGCCCGAGCCGCGATTCGATCGGATATCCAGCGCCTTCCCGGAGAACGAGGCGGCGGCGGTGCCGCTGGCGATCGGGATCGGGCTGCTCGATTCGCTCGCGCTACACCGGCGCTCGCTGGAGGCGTTGGTTCCGGCAGCCGAGGCGGCGGGGGCCGATCCGCTGTTGTTGCTCGATCGGCTCCACGTGCAGGGTGGGGTCGATCCGTCGTTCGACATCAGTCGGCGACGCCACCAGCTCGAACAGCTTCTCGAGTGA
- a CDS encoding V-type ATP synthase subunit D: MATDVKPTRKNLMAIEDRIELSERGHDTLEKKRDGLIMEFMDILDQAQDVRSDVDDTYERAQRNINMARAMEGDVAVRGAAAALKEHPEITSQSKNIMGVVVPQIESTKVKKSLDQRGYGLVGTSARIDEAADAYEELLETVILAAEVETAMKKMLDEIEKTKRRVNALEFKLLPELYEAQEYIEQKLEEQEREEIFRMKKIKAKKEEEEKAVVAAESETESEEPLPADD, from the coding sequence ATGGCTACGGACGTCAAACCCACGCGCAAAAACCTCATGGCGATCGAGGACCGCATCGAGCTCTCCGAGCGGGGCCACGACACGCTCGAGAAGAAACGCGACGGCCTCATCATGGAGTTCATGGACATCCTCGATCAGGCTCAGGACGTTCGCTCGGACGTCGACGACACCTACGAGCGCGCCCAGCGCAACATCAACATGGCGCGCGCCATGGAGGGTGACGTGGCGGTTCGCGGGGCCGCGGCCGCGCTGAAAGAGCACCCCGAGATCACGAGCCAATCGAAGAACATTATGGGGGTCGTCGTCCCCCAGATCGAGTCGACCAAGGTCAAGAAGTCGCTCGACCAGCGCGGCTACGGGCTCGTCGGCACGTCGGCGCGGATCGACGAGGCCGCCGACGCCTACGAGGAACTGCTCGAGACGGTCATCCTCGCCGCCGAGGTCGAGACGGCGATGAAGAAGATGCTCGACGAGATCGAGAAGACGAAGCGCCGCGTCAACGCCCTCGAGTTCAAGCTTCTGCCGGAGCTGTACGAGGCCCAAGAGTACATCGAGCAGAAACTCGAAGAGCAAGAGCGCGAGGAGATCTTCCGGATGAAGAAGATCAAGGCGAAAAAGGAAGAAGAGGAGAAGGCGGTCGTGGCCGCGGAATCCGAGACCGAGAGCGAAGAGCCGCTGCCGGCTGACGACTGA
- a CDS encoding enoyl-CoA hydratase/isomerase family protein: MPTDFDTTTVEFDEETGVGHLTLNRPDAMNALSSQLSEDIVAGLRALNDHNDDGVDMCVVVVEGAGGNFCAGADINEFSEGPPTTEVDRSHYRFIQEYPLPVIAKIRGYCLGGGLETAMSCDFRIADTDARFGLPEVNLGIIPGAGGVQLISRLANPSVAKEIAMTGKHLPAERGAELGIFNDVHAPDELDDAVDEFAETLASKPPLSIQAIKKSATMATQTGLREGIEYDADTFKPLLATEDHQEGVRAFAEDDYEPEFQGK; encoded by the coding sequence ATGCCAACCGACTTCGACACCACGACGGTCGAGTTCGACGAGGAGACCGGCGTCGGCCACCTGACGCTAAACCGCCCCGATGCAATGAACGCTCTCAGTTCGCAGCTCAGCGAGGACATCGTCGCGGGACTGCGCGCGCTGAACGACCACAACGACGACGGCGTCGACATGTGCGTCGTCGTCGTCGAGGGAGCTGGCGGGAACTTCTGCGCCGGCGCGGACATCAACGAGTTCAGCGAGGGGCCGCCGACCACCGAGGTCGACCGATCTCACTATCGGTTCATCCAGGAGTACCCACTCCCCGTGATCGCAAAGATCCGCGGCTACTGTCTGGGCGGCGGGCTCGAAACCGCAATGTCGTGTGATTTCCGCATCGCCGACACCGACGCGCGCTTCGGACTCCCCGAGGTCAACCTCGGCATCATCCCCGGTGCCGGTGGCGTCCAGCTCATCAGCCGCCTCGCGAACCCCTCGGTCGCAAAGGAGATCGCCATGACCGGCAAGCACCTCCCGGCCGAACGCGGCGCCGAACTTGGGATATTCAACGACGTTCACGCCCCCGACGAACTGGACGACGCCGTCGACGAGTTCGCCGAAACGTTGGCGAGCAAGCCGCCGCTCTCGATTCAGGCGATCAAAAAATCCGCCACGATGGCGACTCAGACCGGACTCCGCGAGGGGATCGAGTACGACGCCGATACGTTCAAACCGCTGTTGGCGACCGAGGATCACCAAGAGGGCGTCCGCGCCTTCGCCGAAGACGACTACGAGCCCGAATTCCAGGGCAAATAG
- a CDS encoding ATP synthase subunit B, translated as MQKEYKTITEISGPLVFAEIDEPVGYDEMVEIETPDGETRRGQVLESTSEYVAIQVFEGTSGIDRDSSVRFLGETLQMPLTEELLGRVLSGSGQPIDGGPEIEPDEERPIVGAAINPTAREYPREFIQTGVSAIDGMNTLIRGQKLPIFSGSGLPHNDLALQIARQASVPEEEEGDDEGSEFAVIFGAMGITQEEANEFMDDFERTGALERSVVFMNLADDPAVERTVTPRMALTTAEYLAFEEDYHVLVILTDMTNYCEALREIGAAREEVPGRRGYPGYMYTDLAQLYERAGRIEGRDGSVTQIPILTMPGDDDTHPIPDLTGYITEGQIYIDRNLNSQGIEPPINVLPSLSRLMDDGIGEGFTREDHGDVSDQAYAAYAEGEDLRDLVNIVGREALSERDNKYLDFADAFEAEFVQQGFDTNRTVEETLDLAWELLSELPKEELNRIDEEFIETYYVEADSEQVEATPADD; from the coding sequence ATGCAAAAAGAATACAAGACCATAACGGAGATCAGCGGTCCGCTGGTGTTCGCCGAGATCGACGAGCCGGTCGGCTACGACGAGATGGTCGAGATCGAGACGCCGGACGGTGAAACGCGCCGGGGACAGGTGCTCGAATCGACCTCCGAATACGTCGCGATTCAGGTGTTCGAGGGGACCTCGGGCATCGACCGCGACTCGTCTGTCCGATTCCTCGGCGAAACGCTACAGATGCCGCTAACCGAAGAACTGCTCGGGCGCGTCCTATCGGGATCGGGACAGCCGATCGACGGCGGTCCCGAAATCGAACCCGACGAGGAACGACCGATCGTCGGTGCAGCGATCAACCCGACGGCGCGGGAGTACCCGCGTGAGTTCATCCAGACGGGTGTCTCGGCGATCGACGGGATGAACACGCTTATCCGCGGTCAGAAGCTGCCGATCTTCTCCGGATCGGGGCTGCCGCACAACGACCTCGCGCTCCAGATCGCCCGTCAGGCGTCGGTGCCCGAGGAGGAAGAAGGCGACGACGAGGGATCGGAGTTCGCGGTCATCTTCGGCGCGATGGGTATCACCCAAGAGGAGGCCAACGAGTTCATGGACGACTTCGAGCGCACGGGCGCGCTGGAGCGATCGGTCGTCTTCATGAACCTCGCGGACGACCCCGCAGTCGAGCGGACCGTCACGCCGCGGATGGCGCTGACGACCGCCGAGTATCTCGCCTTCGAGGAGGATTACCACGTGCTGGTCATCCTCACGGATATGACCAACTACTGCGAGGCGCTGCGTGAGATCGGTGCGGCCCGCGAGGAGGTCCCAGGGCGACGTGGCTACCCCGGGTACATGTACACCGACCTCGCACAGCTGTACGAGCGTGCCGGCCGGATCGAAGGTCGTGACGGCTCCGTCACCCAGATTCCGATTCTCACGATGCCGGGCGACGACGACACGCACCCGATTCCCGATCTGACGGGGTACATCACCGAGGGGCAGATCTACATCGATCGGAACCTCAACAGCCAGGGTATCGAGCCGCCGATCAACGTCCTGCCCAGTCTCTCGCGGCTGATGGACGACGGTATCGGTGAAGGGTTCACCCGCGAGGACCACGGCGACGTGTCCGATCAGGCGTACGCGGCGTACGCCGAGGGTGAGGACCTCCGCGACCTCGTGAACATCGTCGGTCGGGAGGCGCTTTCGGAGCGGGACAACAAGTATCTCGACTTCGCGGACGCCTTCGAGGCGGAGTTCGTCCAACAGGGATTCGATACGAACCGAACGGTCGAGGAGACGCTCGACCTCGCCTGGGAGCTGCTCAGCGAGCTGCCGAAAGAGGAGCTCAACCGTATCGACGAGGAGTTCATCGAGACGTACTACGTCGAAGCGGACAGCGAACAAGTCGAAGCCACGCCGGCCGACGACTGA